In Azospirillum ramasamyi, the following are encoded in one genomic region:
- a CDS encoding tripartite tricarboxylate transporter permease codes for MDTLAALGHGFLVALTPYNLLWSAIGVTVGTAVGVLPGIGPALTVALLLPVTYHLEPTSAFIMFAGIYYGAMYGGSTTSILLNAPGESGSIVTAIDGHAMARQGRGAQALATAAIGSFVAGTIATAALTFVAPLMVKMALLFGPAEYFALMVLALTTVTAVLGNSLARGLGSLFLGLALGLVGIDMQTGQARLAFGVPELLDGIDTVVVAVGLFAVGETLYVASRFRFEREEVYALKGSKWMSREDWSRSWKPWLRGTLLGFPIGALPAGGSEIPTFLSYLVEKRLAKKPEEFGHGAIEAVAGPEAANNASAAGVLAPLLSLGLPTSATAAIMLAAFQQYGLQPGPTLFDSNPELVWGMIASLYVGNVLLLLLNLPLVGMWVKLLVIPRPWLYAGILVFSTLGAYTLNNNVVDLVILWVIGLVGFGMRVLNVPVAPCVVGLILGPLAEQQFRRALAISQGDATVFITHPISAALLAIALLLVVGPLVMRRRSRAAESGHAGKTSAV; via the coding sequence ATGGACACCCTCGCGGCGCTCGGCCACGGCTTCCTCGTGGCGTTGACGCCCTACAACCTGCTGTGGTCGGCCATCGGGGTCACCGTGGGCACGGCGGTCGGCGTCCTGCCCGGCATCGGCCCGGCGCTCACCGTGGCGCTGCTGCTGCCGGTCACCTACCATCTGGAGCCGACCTCCGCCTTCATCATGTTCGCCGGCATCTATTACGGCGCCATGTATGGCGGCTCCACCACCTCGATCCTGCTGAACGCGCCGGGCGAATCCGGCAGCATCGTCACCGCCATCGACGGCCACGCCATGGCCCGCCAGGGCCGCGGCGCCCAGGCGCTCGCCACCGCCGCCATCGGCTCCTTCGTCGCCGGCACCATCGCCACCGCTGCGCTCACCTTCGTCGCGCCGCTGATGGTGAAGATGGCGCTGCTGTTCGGCCCGGCGGAGTATTTCGCCCTGATGGTGCTGGCGCTGACCACCGTCACCGCGGTGCTGGGCAACTCGCTCGCCCGTGGGCTGGGCAGCCTGTTCCTCGGGCTGGCGCTGGGTCTGGTCGGCATCGACATGCAGACCGGTCAGGCGCGGCTGGCCTTCGGCGTGCCGGAACTGCTGGACGGCATCGACACCGTCGTCGTCGCGGTCGGGCTGTTCGCGGTGGGCGAGACGCTCTACGTCGCCTCGCGCTTCCGCTTCGAGCGGGAGGAGGTCTATGCGCTGAAAGGCTCCAAATGGATGAGCCGGGAGGACTGGTCGCGGTCCTGGAAGCCGTGGCTGCGCGGCACCCTCCTGGGCTTCCCCATCGGCGCCCTGCCGGCGGGCGGCAGCGAGATCCCGACCTTCCTGTCCTATCTGGTCGAAAAGCGTCTGGCGAAGAAGCCGGAGGAGTTCGGCCATGGCGCCATCGAGGCGGTGGCCGGGCCGGAAGCCGCCAACAACGCGTCCGCCGCCGGCGTGCTGGCGCCGCTGCTGTCGCTCGGCCTGCCGACCTCGGCCACCGCCGCGATCATGCTGGCCGCCTTCCAGCAATATGGCCTGCAGCCCGGCCCGACGCTGTTCGACAGCAACCCGGAACTGGTCTGGGGCATGATCGCCAGCCTCTATGTCGGCAACGTGCTGCTGCTTCTGCTGAACCTGCCGCTGGTGGGGATGTGGGTGAAGCTGCTGGTCATTCCGCGGCCCTGGCTCTATGCCGGCATCCTGGTTTTCTCCACGCTGGGCGCCTACACGCTGAACAACAACGTGGTCGATCTGGTCATCCTGTGGGTGATCGGGCTGGTCGGCTTCGGCATGCGGGTGCTGAACGTGCCGGTGGCGCCCTGCGTCGTCGGGCTGATCCTGGGGCCGCTGGCCGAGCAGCAGTTCCGCCGCGCCCTCGCCATCAGCCAGGGCGACGCCACCGTCTTCATCACCCATCCGATCTCCGCCGCGCTGCTCGCCATCGCCTTGCTGCTGGTGGTCGGTCCGCTGGTGATGCGCCGCCGCAGCCGCGCCGCCGAGTCCGGCCATGCCGGCAAGACCTCGGCTGTGTGA
- a CDS encoding universal stress protein — protein sequence MKKVLVPLTGRPLDRRAVASAFLVAERFGAHVEGLSVMPQVEIRTSIESAAIPKALVEQLIRIGQAEQAEVVDAAHLLFDEFRGRHGGVAASWQQATGPLAETVSEEARLADVTVIAQASDGTNAMGPVIEAALFGSGRPLLLAPKAEPAALGETVAVAWDGGAAAARAVATAIPFLHRAGKVVVLSTDTPQDCRSADPDRLTRYLALHGIVAAVRRMAASSGVSRALLENAQALGCDLLVMGGYGHSRVRERVWGGVTLDILREPPTLPILMAH from the coding sequence ATGAAGAAGGTTCTCGTTCCCCTCACCGGCCGTCCGCTGGACCGCCGCGCCGTCGCCTCCGCCTTCCTGGTCGCCGAACGCTTCGGCGCCCATGTGGAGGGGCTCAGCGTCATGCCGCAGGTGGAAATCCGCACCTCCATCGAAAGCGCCGCCATTCCCAAGGCGCTGGTGGAGCAGTTGATCCGCATCGGGCAGGCCGAACAGGCGGAGGTGGTGGACGCCGCGCACCTGCTGTTCGATGAGTTCCGCGGCCGTCACGGCGGCGTCGCCGCCTCCTGGCAGCAGGCGACCGGCCCGCTGGCGGAAACCGTGTCGGAGGAGGCGCGGCTGGCCGACGTCACCGTGATCGCCCAGGCGTCCGACGGCACCAACGCCATGGGTCCGGTGATCGAGGCGGCTCTGTTCGGCTCCGGCCGGCCGCTTCTGCTGGCGCCGAAGGCGGAACCGGCGGCGCTCGGCGAAACGGTCGCGGTCGCCTGGGACGGCGGCGCGGCGGCGGCGCGGGCGGTCGCCACCGCCATCCCCTTCCTGCACCGCGCCGGCAAGGTCGTCGTGCTGTCCACCGACACGCCGCAGGACTGCCGCTCGGCCGATCCAGACCGTCTGACCCGGTATCTCGCCCTGCATGGCATCGTCGCCGCCGTCCGGCGCATGGCCGCATCCTCCGGCGTCAGCCGGGCGCTGCTGGAAAACGCCCAGGCGCTGGGCTGCGACCTGCTGGTGATGGGCGGCTACGGGCACAGCCGCGTCCGCGAGCGGGTGTGGGGCGGCGTGACGCTCGACATCCTGCGCGAACCGCCTACCCTGCCGATCCTGATGGCCCATTGA
- a CDS encoding response regulator transcription factor, whose amino-acid sequence MRILVVEDTEDLADAIVHRLRKLGYAVDWVADGQEAEELLRREPYQLVLLDIMLPGIDGQALLGQLRRRRNATPVLMMTARSQVDVKIDLLDLGADDFIVKPFDLRELEARCRALLRRSHGMAASRTEFGNILFDAAAKLVQVDGRPVELGGREFRLLELFLGHLGAVMSKEDLMDRLFSLDQPTALNAIELYVSRLRRKMQGSSMEIRTVRGLGYVAEIRNGE is encoded by the coding sequence ATGCGCATTCTCGTCGTCGAAGACACCGAGGATCTGGCCGACGCCATCGTCCATCGCCTGCGCAAGCTGGGCTATGCGGTGGATTGGGTGGCCGACGGCCAGGAGGCGGAGGAACTGCTGCGCCGCGAGCCCTATCAGCTGGTCCTTCTCGACATCATGCTGCCGGGCATCGACGGGCAGGCGCTGCTGGGCCAGCTGCGCCGCCGCCGCAACGCCACGCCGGTGCTGATGATGACCGCCCGGTCCCAGGTGGACGTGAAGATCGACCTTCTCGACCTCGGCGCCGACGACTTCATCGTCAAGCCCTTCGACCTTCGCGAGCTGGAGGCGCGCTGCCGGGCGCTGCTGCGCCGCTCCCACGGCATGGCGGCGTCGCGCACCGAGTTCGGCAACATCCTGTTCGACGCCGCGGCCAAGCTGGTGCAGGTCGATGGCCGCCCGGTCGAGCTGGGGGGCCGCGAGTTCCGGCTGCTGGAGCTGTTCCTCGGCCATCTCGGCGCGGTGATGTCGAAGGAGGATTTGATGGACCGCCTGTTCAGCCTGGACCAGCCCACCGCGCTGAACGCCATCGAGTTGTACGTCTCGCGGCTGCGGCGCAAGATGCAGGGATCGTCGATGGAGATCCGCACGGTTCGGGGGCTGGGGTATGTGGCGGAAATCCGCAACGGGGAATGA